TGCCACCGGCAGGGTCGTGGAGTACGAGGCGCCGTCAGGCGGACTCGACTACGTCGGGTCCGTGGTCGACCTTGCGGCCAGACTCTGCGCCTCTGGCAACCCGCAGGCCATCTGGGTCGACAGCGCCACCGTCGCCGCTGCGATCATGACACGGGTCTCCAGCAAGATCGGCCGAGTCCACGGCTTCACCTCGGACGACTATCTCTCCGACGAATGGCGGGTGAAGGTCAAAGGGTTCGCCAAGCCCGTCCGCTATCGCGAGGTCATCTGGCACACCAGTCCGTTCGGCGCCCGCAACGAGACCGTCGACCAGATCAGCGAGCGCCCCGGTGCCACCCCGCTCGGGCAACCGGGCAAGGACGGGCCAGGCAGCATCGCCGCCCAGTCGTCAACGCCCCTCGATGAACTGCGCGAGGGCGTGGTCAGGCGCTGGGACACCACACGAGGGCAGGGTTTCATCACGACCCCCGCCGACGGGGACTACTACATCGACCGCCGGTTCGTGGCGAACGGAGACAATCTCGCGGAGGGCCGCACCGTGCGCTTCGCGCCACACTCCCCCATCACCCCGGACGGCTCCCGTCCCGTCGCCGCCTGCGCCGTCCAGGAGGGCCACCTGGTACACGGCACCGTTCATCGGGTCCTTCCCCACAAGGGATTCGGCTTCGTCGATGTCGTGGACCAACTGGGCAACCGGCAGTCCCTGTTCGTCCATATGGGCCCGCGGGCGTCCGAGTTCCGCACCGGGCACCACGTCATCGTGGAAGCCGTGCGGAACTACAAGGGGATCTCAGGACGCCTCACTGAGGAGGCCGGCCCGGCGGACGACGGAGTCGAACGTGCGGCCTGACCACCCGGCGCGGACCGCGCTCACCGACGTACGGGCGGAACTGGCCCGAACCGACCAGAAGGCAGGCATGCTCTTCGCGCTGGTCTCCGCCGTCACGGCCGCGATCCTCGCGTCCTTCGCCACCCGCCCATCTGGGCTCTTCGCACTGTGGAACGGAATCGAGTGGCTGGCCTGGAGCGGGCTCGCCTGCCTGGCCACCAGCCTCTTCCACCTTCTGCGGTGCATCCGACCAGAGGGCGTGAACAACCCGCACAGCGGCGGCTACTTCGCCTTCTTCGCCCAGTACGCGGGACAGCCGGAGGCCTTGCGCGCCCACCTCGCTACTGCGACACCCGATGCCGACTGTGCTCAGCTCGTCGCACTGTCGATTCTCGCCACC
This DNA window, taken from Streptomyces sp. NBC_01445, encodes the following:
- a CDS encoding adenylate/guanylate cyclase domain-containing protein, translated to MTSDQITLMEALRSTERPTKVILFADLAGSTEMKSKVGEVGWLPTLGTFLDIATTATAEHGGTVVKYLGDGILAVFDGDHAAEAICAAIQIQEMLHSENADLIVADCLASVGIATGRVVEYEAPSGGLDYVGSVVDLAARLCASGNPQAIWVDSATVAAAIMTRVSSKIGRVHGFTSDDYLSDEWRVKVKGFAKPVRYREVIWHTSPFGARNETVDQISERPGATPLGQPGKDGPGSIAAQSSTPLDELREGVVRRWDTTRGQGFITTPADGDYYIDRRFVANGDNLAEGRTVRFAPHSPITPDGSRPVAACAVQEGHLVHGTVHRVLPHKGFGFVDVVDQLGNRQSLFVHMGPRASEFRTGHHVIVEAVRNYKGISGRLTEEAGPADDGVERAA
- a CDS encoding Pycsar system effector family protein, giving the protein MRPDHPARTALTDVRAELARTDQKAGMLFALVSAVTAAILASFATRPSGLFALWNGIEWLAWSGLACLATSLFHLLRCIRPEGVNNPHSGGYFAFFAQYAGQPEALRAHLATATPDADCAQLVALSILATRKYQLIARSISYLATALLLLAAALVLNAVH